The genomic DNA GCGGTCGCCGAGCCGGACTGGCGCGGCCTCGATGGGACCCGCGCTGGACGGGAAGACCACCACCGTCACGCGGCGACCCTGGACTTCGTAATACAGCGCCGCGGCGCGCTCGGCGCGAACCGTGGAGAGCCGCGCGCCGACCAAGCGAGCGTCCTGACGGTCGAAGCGGGCAGGGCGCACCGGAAAGGCGACACGCCCGCGGAAGTACCGCGACACTTGCGTGGGCTCGGCGTCTCGCACGTCCGACGGCAACTCGCTGGAGTGCAGCTGCACCACATCCTCCAGCATGCTCGCGGAGGCCACGTTGGCGTCGTCCGTGACGCCCGTGCCACCCACCACCACGAACAGCGCCGCCGCTGCAGCCATCATCGGGACTGCTTGCTTGAGGGGCACCGGCGAGACCGTGACGAACGGCGCGCGGCGTTGCGCCGGGGCTTGCTGTAGCGCCAACCGCACGCGCTCCTCGAGGCTGCTCGGTGTCACCGTCGCCTCGGCTCGGGCGCGCAGCTCGTGGCGGATGAGGCGGTCGAGCTCGACCAGCTCCTGACAGTCTGCGCACGCGTCCACGTGCCGCTCGAATTCGATCTGCGTCGCGGGGTCGAGCTCGCCGTCGACGAGCGCTCCCATGTGCCGCTGGACCAACTCGCACTTCATGTCGGGTTCGCGTCCTTTCGAGCGCTGTTGGTGGTGCTCCCGCCCGCCGCGGCGAGCAGGGGGCCATGCGCGACACGGGCGACCTGCCGCTCGCGGAACTCCGCCAAAGAGATTGGGGCGTCCGCGGCGTCGTTGGCCACCTCGGGCTGCACGATGCCGAGGGCCAGCGCCTGCTCCATGAGCTCTCCCTGCATGGTCTTGCGGGCTCGGTGCAGCCGCGACATCACCGTGCCGATCGGGCAGCCGACGATGTCCGCGATCTCCCGGTACGAGAGCTCCTGGATGTCCGCCAGCTCGATCATCACGCGGTGTTCTGCCGGGAGGCGCACCAACGCTGCCTCGATCTCGTCCGCGAGCATCTTGCGCTCGACGTCGTCCACCGGGCTACGCAGGCGACGCATGGTGGCGCGGCTCATCGTCGCCTCGCCGACCGGGCGCGCCATCTCGCCGTCGAACACCGCCCGCTCGCGCACGACGCGCCGGTAGCGGTTGATGAACGTGTTGGTCATGATCTTCAG from Sandaracinaceae bacterium includes the following:
- a CDS encoding zf-HC2 domain-containing protein — its product is MKCELVQRHMGALVDGELDPATQIEFERHVDACADCQELVELDRLIRHELRARAEATVTPSSLEERVRLALQQAPAQRRAPFVTVSPVPLKQAVPMMAAAAALFVVVGGTGVTDDANVASASMLEDVVQLHSSELPSDVRDAEPTQVSRYFRGRVAFPVRPARFDRQDARLVGARLSTVRAERAAALYYEVQGRRVTVVVFPSSAGPIEAAPVRLGDRDLFYGSARGYAVPVRQLDGLTYAFTGDLDRESLMRLAASAQVSP
- a CDS encoding sigma-70 family RNA polymerase sigma factor, with the translated sequence MGIFSKKSNNKASQKLRAEFEREAMPHLDTLYGAALRLTRSPSEAEDLVQDTLLKAFRFYDRFEAGTNLKAWLLKIMTNTFINRYRRVVRERAVFDGEMARPVGEATMSRATMRRLRSPVDDVERKMLADEIEAALVRLPAEHRVMIELADIQELSYREIADIVGCPIGTVMSRLHRARKTMQGELMEQALALGIVQPEVANDAADAPISLAEFRERQVARVAHGPLLAAAGGSTTNSARKDANPT